In one window of Porites lutea chromosome 8, jaPorLute2.1, whole genome shotgun sequence DNA:
- the LOC140945336 gene encoding melatonin receptor type 1A-like produces MEHLHSSELLKRAQYLVWIEAIFLAIVDIMAISGNISVCYAVYRNQRLRSLINMFIVALAVSDLLISVSCMPLSVATLFQRRWIFGTTVCQLQGFAMFTFSLASLNTMGLIAVSRYFCVVKPTKYIVLFRKQRILIYTAAVWCMALIGSVPPLIFQTGRYTFQPGKAMCMYPFQSNIAYTVSIECVFVAAPFTLITFCYAKVFYTVSRSNRVFTQENNPEQLRANVEEAKVTKTLALVMAGFSLCWLPISIMDYIDAARGEPTLPRKVYLTYGFLAYLSSAVNPFIYGATHRRFRQEYKTVLKKIGLIFTCGRFS; encoded by the coding sequence ATGGAACATCTGCATTCCAGCGAGCTCCTCAAAAGAGCACAGTATCTAGTCTGGATTGAAGCAATTTTCCTTGCTATCGTCGATATAATGGCCATCTCTGGAAACATTTCTGTTTGCTACGCCGTGTATAGAAACCAGAGACTTCGTTCGCTTATCAACATGTTTATTGTAGCGCTAGCTGTCAGTGACTTACTAATATCTGTCAGCTGTATGCCTCTTTCAGTTGCTACTCTCTTTCAAAGGCGATGGATATTCGGGACTACTGTTTGTCAACTACAGGGTTTTGCGATGTTTACGTTTTCATTAGCGTCTCTAAATACCATGGGGCTTATTGCAGTTAGCCGATATTTTTGCGTGGTGAAACCAACGAAGTACATTGTTTTAttcagaaaacaaagaattttgaTATACACTGCGGCAGTATGGTGTATGGCTCTCATTGGTTCAGTGCCTCCGCTAATTTTTCAGACAGGCCGATACACTTTCCAACCAGGAAAAGCAATGTGCATGTATCCATTCCAAAGTAACATTGCTTATACCGTCTCCATCGAATGTGTGTTTGTCGCTGCGCCCTTTACACTCATCACTTTCTGCTACGCCAAAGTGTTCTACACAGTGTCAAGATCAAATCGTGTTTTCACGCAAGAAAATAACCCTGAACAGCTCAGAGCAAACGTCGAAGAAGCAAAAGTGACCAAGACATTAGCCTTGGTCATGGCCGGTTTCTCCTTATGTTGGCTTCCTATCAGCATTATGGATTACATCGACGCAGCACGCGGGGAGCCCACTTTGCCACGTAAGGTGTATCTCACATACGGGTTTCTGGCCTACCTAAGCAGTGCAGTTAACCCCTTCATATATGGCGCTACCCACAGGCGCTTCAGACAAGAGTACAAAACTGTTTTGAAAAAGATTGGTTTGATCTTTACTTGTGGCCGTTTCAGCTGA